The following are from one region of the Cyanobium gracile PCC 6307 genome:
- a CDS encoding UDP-2,3-diacylglucosamine diphosphatase → MLSCDALFISDLHLGSNQCEAGHLAAFLECIRPKTLFLVGDIIDLQAIRFNANVDASFLTERIDTLLSGSRGASPASELPQEARLLRASHRRVIERLEALGRAGVAIVYVPGNHDAYLRRHAGLERPGFAIRRQATYITPAGQRLLVRHGDEYDRLIRFHAGAAEGLARLQEHYSAGINGLLSPFTRPAAGAQPAGWNAEAILQSAVDLLASHREWPIPVSRGLNSSGGFSLAFVLESALKSRTGHDRLIKRGIIRHLQRERHGPEPLDGLINGHTHIPEATPLALPDSGGDERIPCHITYYNTGSWARSQRRLGRTALVVAHSGRIGMVRFDRRRGIEPFQPPRFPFNTYPMRPCPGCGLGVAHLEPTSP, encoded by the coding sequence TTGCTCAGCTGCGACGCCCTGTTCATCTCTGACCTGCATCTGGGCTCCAATCAGTGCGAGGCCGGCCATCTGGCGGCCTTCCTGGAGTGCATCCGCCCGAAAACCCTGTTCCTGGTCGGCGACATCATCGATCTGCAGGCGATCCGCTTCAACGCCAATGTCGATGCCTCCTTTCTCACTGAACGGATCGACACCCTGCTAAGCGGCAGCCGCGGAGCATCACCGGCCAGCGAGCTCCCGCAGGAGGCGCGGCTGCTGCGGGCCTCCCATCGCCGGGTGATCGAGAGGCTCGAGGCCCTGGGCCGGGCGGGGGTGGCGATCGTCTACGTCCCCGGCAACCATGACGCCTACCTGCGCCGTCACGCCGGCCTGGAGCGGCCCGGATTCGCCATCCGGCGCCAGGCCACGTACATCACCCCGGCGGGGCAGCGGCTGCTGGTGCGCCACGGCGACGAGTACGACCGGCTGATCCGCTTCCACGCCGGCGCCGCCGAGGGGCTGGCCCGCCTCCAGGAGCACTACAGCGCCGGCATCAACGGCCTGCTGTCCCCATTCACCCGGCCGGCCGCCGGAGCCCAGCCGGCCGGGTGGAATGCCGAGGCGATTTTGCAAAGCGCCGTGGACCTACTGGCCAGCCACCGGGAATGGCCCATTCCGGTGAGCCGGGGCCTCAACTCCTCCGGTGGCTTCTCCCTGGCCTTCGTGCTCGAGAGTGCCCTCAAGAGCCGCACCGGCCACGACCGGCTGATCAAGCGCGGGATCATCCGCCACCTGCAGCGGGAGCGGCACGGTCCGGAGCCCCTCGACGGGCTGATCAACGGCCACACCCACATCCCCGAAGCCACGCCCCTGGCCCTGCCGGACAGCGGCGGTGACGAGCGGATCCCTTGCCACATCACTTACTACAACACCGGCAGCTGGGCCCGCAGCCAGCGCCGGCTGGGGCGCACGGCGCTGGTGGTGGCCCACAGCGGCCGTATCGGCATGGTGCGCTTCGACCGGCGCCGGGGCATCGAACCCTTCCAGCCGCCGCGTTTCCCGTTCAACACCTATCCGATGCGCCCCTGCCCGGGCTGCGGCCTGGGGGTGGCGCACCTGGAGCCAACGTCACCCTGA